From a single Alloactinosynnema sp. L-07 genomic region:
- a CDS encoding DUF397 domain-containing protein — MTDSRWRKSSFSGGGNNDCVELDLAPTFSAIRDTKNPTGPVLTLIPTAWSALLHTTKGH, encoded by the coding sequence ATGACAGACAGCAGGTGGCGCAAGAGCAGCTTCTCCGGCGGCGGGAACAACGACTGCGTTGAGCTCGACCTCGCCCCGACCTTCAGCGCCATCCGCGACACCAAGAACCCGACCGGCCCGGTCCTCACCCTCATCCCCACCGCCTGGTCCGCATTGCTGCACACCACCAAGGGGCACTGA
- a CDS encoding MFS transporter, which translates to MAANKPFLRVVGASLIGTTIEWYDFFLYTSAAALVFNKLFFPTADPLTGTLLAFLTYAIGFLARPIGGLLFGHFGDKIGRKQLLVVSLLLMGGSTFAMGLLPTYAAIGVAAPILLTTLRLVQGFALGGEWGGAVLIVSEHGDDKRRGFWASWPQCGAPGGNLLATAVLAILAAVQTDEAFLSYGWRIPFLLSGVLVVIGLWIRLTVSESPVFLAAQAKAETRTHAPVVEVFRDSWRRVLITIGARMAENVSYYVITAFILVYVTTGLGLTKGVGLNAVLIGSAVHFVSIPLWGALSDRIGRRPVYLLGAVGMAVWGFVFFAMLNTRSPGVIILAATIGLVLHGAMYGPQAAFFSEQFPTRVRYTGMSVGSQLSSIAAGAVAPLIAVALFKAYGSTIPVSLYVVAMCLITTIAVLAARETKGISLGDRQTEAEIPAARTPVETATESAR; encoded by the coding sequence TTGGCCGCCAACAAACCGTTCCTTCGCGTCGTCGGGGCAAGCCTGATCGGCACGACCATCGAGTGGTACGACTTCTTCCTCTACACCTCGGCCGCCGCCCTGGTGTTCAACAAGCTGTTCTTCCCCACCGCCGACCCGCTGACCGGCACCCTGCTGGCCTTCCTCACCTACGCGATCGGCTTCCTGGCTCGCCCGATCGGCGGCCTGCTGTTCGGGCACTTCGGCGACAAGATCGGCCGCAAGCAGTTGCTGGTGGTGAGCCTGCTGCTGATGGGCGGCTCGACCTTCGCCATGGGCCTGCTGCCCACCTACGCCGCTATCGGCGTGGCCGCGCCGATCCTGTTGACGACGCTGCGCCTGGTCCAGGGCTTCGCGCTCGGCGGCGAGTGGGGCGGGGCGGTGCTGATCGTCTCCGAGCACGGCGACGACAAGCGGCGCGGGTTCTGGGCGTCATGGCCGCAGTGCGGCGCCCCGGGCGGAAACCTGCTGGCCACGGCGGTGCTGGCGATCCTCGCGGCGGTCCAGACCGATGAGGCGTTCCTGTCCTATGGCTGGCGTATCCCGTTCCTGCTCTCCGGCGTCCTGGTCGTGATCGGCCTGTGGATCCGGCTCACCGTGTCCGAGTCGCCGGTGTTCCTCGCCGCGCAGGCCAAGGCCGAGACCCGGACGCACGCGCCGGTCGTCGAGGTGTTCCGCGACAGCTGGCGGCGAGTGCTGATCACCATCGGCGCGCGGATGGCGGAGAACGTGTCGTACTACGTGATCACCGCGTTCATCCTGGTCTACGTGACCACCGGACTCGGCCTGACCAAGGGCGTCGGGCTCAACGCGGTGCTGATCGGCTCGGCGGTGCACTTCGTGTCGATCCCGCTGTGGGGCGCGCTGTCGGACCGGATCGGGCGCAGGCCGGTGTACCTGCTCGGCGCGGTCGGCATGGCGGTGTGGGGATTCGTGTTCTTCGCGATGCTGAACACCAGGTCGCCCGGCGTGATCATCCTGGCGGCGACGATCGGGCTGGTGTTGCACGGGGCGATGTACGGGCCGCAGGCGGCGTTCTTCTCCGAGCAGTTCCCGACGCGGGTCCGCTACACCGGGATGTCGGTCGGCAGCCAGCTGTCGTCGATCGCCGCGGGCGCGGTGGCTCCCCTGATCGCGGTGGCGCTGTTCAAGGCCTACGGCAGCACCATCCCGGTATCGCTCTACGTGGTCGCGATGTGCCTGATCACGACGATCGCGGTCCTCGCCGCCCGCGAGACCAAGGGCATCTCGTTGGGTGACCGGCAGACCGAGGCCGAGATCCCGGCGGCCCGGACACCCGTGGAGACAGCGACCGAGTCCGCGCGCTGA
- a CDS encoding zf-TFIIB domain-containing protein yields MICPKCQSVMRTVDRQGIHIDQCDGCRGIFLDRGELEQILTAEERYQRAAAPPPPYAGAPVQHAPAPAPYPPAQQHYPPAGYGHRDSPPGYGGHRDSPPGYGHGGQYGGQYGHKKRRKSFLEELFD; encoded by the coding sequence GTGATTTGTCCTAAGTGTCAGAGCGTTATGCGCACGGTGGACCGCCAAGGCATCCACATCGACCAGTGCGACGGCTGCCGCGGGATCTTTCTCGACCGCGGCGAGCTTGAGCAGATCCTGACCGCTGAGGAGCGGTATCAGCGAGCTGCCGCGCCACCGCCGCCGTACGCGGGCGCCCCGGTGCAGCACGCGCCCGCACCCGCGCCGTACCCGCCCGCGCAGCAGCACTACCCGCCCGCCGGGTATGGCCACCGCGACTCGCCCCCCGGGTATGGCGGGCACCGCGACTCGCCCCCCGGCTACGGCCACGGCGGCCAGTACGGCGGCCAATACGGGCACAAGAAGCGTCGCAAGAGCTTCCTCGAAGAGCTCTTCGACTGA
- a CDS encoding DUF2516 family protein has product MPQTAFWILRIIDWAAVPVGVFALIHALMQRPDAYSAADRMTKMAWVGITAGATAALLLFSFAGRGWIFWMAGLVAALVYIVDVRPKLIEVQRGPRW; this is encoded by the coding sequence GTGCCGCAGACAGCATTCTGGATCTTGCGAATCATCGACTGGGCCGCTGTGCCGGTCGGTGTGTTCGCGCTCATCCACGCGCTCATGCAGCGGCCGGATGCCTACTCGGCCGCCGACCGGATGACCAAGATGGCCTGGGTCGGCATCACGGCGGGCGCGACGGCGGCGCTGCTGCTGTTCAGCTTCGCGGGCCGGGGCTGGATCTTCTGGATGGCGGGGCTGGTCGCGGCGCTGGTCTACATCGTTGACGTCCGCCCGAAACTGATCGAGGTCCAGCGCGGTCCCCGCTGGTGA
- a CDS encoding PspC domain-containing protein, translated as MTNYLYTDEEPKTVRKLRRSRTDRMISGVCGGIAKVLGVDAALIRIALVAATILGFGTGALIYLACWIVMPEDSSASPKF; from the coding sequence ATGACGAACTACCTGTACACCGACGAAGAGCCCAAGACCGTCCGCAAGCTGCGCCGCAGCCGGACCGACCGGATGATCTCCGGCGTGTGCGGCGGGATCGCCAAGGTGCTGGGCGTGGACGCGGCGCTGATCCGGATCGCGCTGGTGGCCGCCACCATCCTCGGCTTCGGCACCGGCGCGCTGATCTACCTCGCGTGCTGGATCGTCATGCCGGAGGACTCGTCCGCCTCCCCGAAATTCTAA
- a CDS encoding Imm1 family immunity protein: MVELEVWYDQDAENDYGSGDPAYVVSTVGELNALVDRVLVETRDHRCPAMIQVNVHGQRLPVLEVGLGRERGFIVYHAEDGGSTKGDGDPLARVEYVYMGSLSETSADVEVGLHDVRHGLMEFMETGQRPSVIHD, encoded by the coding sequence GTGGTTGAGCTAGAGGTGTGGTACGACCAGGATGCCGAGAATGATTACGGATCTGGCGACCCGGCTTACGTGGTGAGTACAGTAGGCGAGTTGAATGCCCTCGTAGACCGAGTCCTGGTCGAAACTCGCGACCATCGTTGCCCAGCGATGATCCAGGTCAACGTGCACGGGCAACGCCTACCTGTTCTTGAGGTCGGACTCGGCCGCGAGCGGGGGTTTATCGTTTACCACGCCGAGGACGGCGGGAGCACCAAGGGTGATGGTGACCCACTTGCCCGCGTTGAGTATGTCTACATGGGAAGCCTGAGCGAGACCTCAGCTGACGTCGAAGTGGGACTTCACGACGTTCGTCACGGATTGATGGAGTTTATGGAAACGGGACAGCGTCCGTCCGTTATTCATGATTGA
- a CDS encoding AAA family ATPase: MICPTCGEWTETPQVDGDNLVCALCGHREPFRRLPVFALTGPSGTGKSTVCRRLGALLGDRAVVLEQDILWIAGIQDPVDDFGPFRRAWLRMIAAIQQAGRPVVLCGTVAPPQFENRPERVLFSEIHYLALVADDDVLAARLRARPEWRGWQNEDRISDMLGFNTWVKTNAALTSPPMEMLDTTNTPIEDTTAAVVKWIESHLS; encoded by the coding sequence ATGATCTGCCCGACCTGCGGCGAGTGGACTGAGACTCCCCAGGTCGACGGCGACAATCTGGTCTGTGCGTTGTGCGGGCACCGGGAGCCGTTCCGACGGCTCCCGGTCTTCGCCCTGACCGGACCCAGCGGCACCGGCAAGTCCACGGTGTGCCGCCGCTTGGGCGCGCTCCTCGGCGACCGGGCGGTGGTCCTCGAACAGGACATCCTCTGGATCGCGGGCATCCAGGACCCGGTCGACGACTTCGGTCCGTTCCGGCGGGCCTGGCTGCGGATGATCGCCGCCATCCAACAGGCGGGTCGGCCCGTGGTGCTCTGCGGCACGGTCGCGCCGCCACAGTTCGAGAACCGCCCCGAACGGGTCCTGTTCTCCGAGATCCACTACCTCGCGCTGGTCGCCGACGACGACGTGCTCGCCGCGCGGCTGCGTGCCCGGCCGGAGTGGCGGGGGTGGCAGAACGAGGATCGGATCTCGGACATGCTCGGCTTCAACACCTGGGTAAAGACGAACGCGGCGCTGACATCGCCGCCGATGGAAATGCTGGACACGACGAACACCCCCATCGAGGACACAACGGCAGCCGTGGTGAAGTGGATAGAGTCCCACCTCTCATAG
- a CDS encoding MoxR family ATPase — protein MRHLATPQEVADALDGVGYLADDGLATAAFLALRMGKPLFCEGEPGTGKTSLAIGLADALGVEVIRLQCHEGIDATQALYDWDFPRQLLHLRALDGKVDPDEAEKSLYTRRFLLARPLLRALEAAPCVLLIDEVDRADDEFEAFLLEVLSENAVTIPELGEIRAAEPPLVVLTSNRTREVHDALKRRCLYHWLEHPDLTRELAIIRRRVPGISDRLSAQITTAVRRLRSAELLKPPGVAESIDWAHALLALDRTDLDAASAAVTLGAVLKYREDADRVIAAGLDALLAG, from the coding sequence ATGCGGCACCTCGCCACCCCGCAGGAGGTCGCCGACGCCCTCGACGGTGTCGGCTACCTGGCCGACGACGGCCTGGCCACCGCCGCGTTCCTCGCGCTGCGGATGGGCAAGCCCCTGTTCTGCGAGGGCGAGCCGGGCACGGGCAAGACGTCGCTGGCCATCGGCCTGGCCGACGCGCTCGGCGTCGAGGTGATCCGCCTGCAGTGCCACGAAGGCATCGACGCCACCCAGGCCCTCTACGACTGGGACTTCCCCCGCCAGCTGCTGCACCTGCGCGCGCTCGACGGCAAAGTCGACCCGGACGAGGCCGAGAAGTCGCTCTACACCCGCCGGTTCCTGCTGGCCAGACCGCTGCTGCGGGCGCTGGAGGCGGCCCCGTGCGTGCTGCTGATCGACGAGGTCGACCGCGCCGACGACGAGTTCGAGGCGTTCCTGCTGGAGGTGCTCAGCGAGAACGCGGTGACCATCCCCGAACTCGGCGAGATCCGCGCCGCCGAGCCGCCGCTGGTGGTGCTCACCTCCAACCGCACCCGCGAGGTCCACGACGCCCTCAAGCGCCGCTGCCTCTACCACTGGCTCGAACACCCGGACCTGACCCGCGAGCTGGCGATCATCCGCCGCCGCGTCCCCGGCATCAGCGACCGCCTCTCCGCCCAGATCACCACCGCCGTGCGCAGGCTCCGCTCCGCCGAACTCCTCAAACCTCCCGGCGTGGCCGAGTCGATCGACTGGGCCCATGCCCTGCTCGCCCTCGACCGCACCGACCTCGACGCCGCCAGCGCCGCGGTGACCTTGGGCGCGGTCCTCAAGTACCGAGAGGACGCCGACCGCGTGATCGCGGCGGGCCTGGACGCGCTGCTCGCCGGGTAG
- a CDS encoding DddA-like double-stranded DNA deaminase toxin → MSVRNVASELARVLGDLETLPLTQALDAIDQAQMVIANATRGSPQPEARQAVALMGHAKGQVRQVHQAVAMAKKLIHAYIAQLGIDESGPVQSVATSQPVRSASLTTKREPLTRDEAESVRNTLPPQVPKPNPDGKKTHGKWFDGTGRAIPLASGYDDDAAEAWRLLQSAGMPAIREPASTAHVEMKAAVRARKLGERHTEVVINNVPCRGIYGCDQLLPVLLPEGYSITVHGPNYRRTFTGGIKWLS, encoded by the coding sequence GTGTCCGTCAGGAATGTTGCCTCCGAACTCGCTCGCGTGCTTGGCGACCTGGAAACCCTGCCGCTGACGCAAGCGCTCGACGCAATAGATCAAGCTCAGATGGTCATCGCCAACGCCACTCGCGGCAGCCCACAACCCGAAGCACGCCAGGCCGTGGCGCTCATGGGGCATGCGAAGGGCCAGGTGAGGCAGGTTCACCAAGCCGTCGCCATGGCGAAGAAGCTGATCCACGCGTACATAGCGCAACTCGGCATCGATGAGTCGGGCCCTGTTCAATCGGTTGCAACCAGTCAGCCGGTTCGCTCGGCGAGTTTAACCACAAAGCGCGAGCCGCTGACGCGCGATGAGGCGGAATCGGTCCGCAATACTCTGCCGCCCCAGGTCCCCAAGCCAAATCCCGACGGCAAGAAGACGCATGGCAAATGGTTCGATGGAACTGGCAGGGCGATTCCACTTGCCAGTGGGTACGACGACGACGCAGCCGAAGCCTGGCGGCTGCTTCAATCGGCAGGGATGCCCGCCATCAGGGAACCCGCCTCAACCGCTCACGTCGAGATGAAGGCAGCCGTACGTGCCCGCAAGCTGGGAGAAAGGCATACGGAGGTTGTAATTAACAACGTCCCATGCCGAGGTATTTATGGCTGCGACCAGCTGCTACCGGTACTCTTGCCTGAAGGCTATTCGATTACGGTGCATGGTCCGAACTACCGTAGAACCTTTACCGGAGGAATTAAGTGGTTGAGCTAG
- a CDS encoding MBL fold metallo-hydrolase has translation MRLTKFGHACVRLESDGQTLVIDPGTYSEAESLAGADAVLITHEHPDHIDIDKLKAAQERNPGLTVHTHPALAAALGVTAAAVGDTFTAAGFSVRVVGGEHAEVIDGLPGCPNVGFIIDGVYHPGDSLFVPAEEVDTLLLPASGPWLKHRDAIEFVRAVKPARAFPIHDALLSDLGMNNFDAWLEDETDYARIPLGESVTIH, from the coding sequence ATGCGCTTGACGAAGTTCGGCCACGCTTGTGTGCGTCTGGAGAGCGACGGCCAGACCCTCGTGATCGACCCCGGCACGTACTCCGAGGCGGAGTCGCTGGCCGGTGCCGACGCCGTGCTCATCACCCACGAGCACCCTGACCACATCGACATCGACAAACTCAAGGCGGCTCAGGAGAGGAACCCCGGCCTGACCGTCCACACCCACCCGGCCCTCGCCGCGGCTCTCGGCGTGACCGCGGCCGCCGTGGGCGACACGTTCACCGCCGCGGGGTTCTCCGTGCGCGTCGTCGGCGGCGAGCACGCCGAGGTCATCGACGGCCTGCCCGGATGTCCGAACGTCGGCTTCATCATCGACGGCGTCTACCACCCGGGCGACTCGCTGTTCGTCCCCGCCGAGGAGGTCGACACCCTGCTGCTCCCGGCGTCCGGCCCGTGGCTGAAGCACCGAGACGCCATCGAGTTCGTCCGCGCGGTCAAACCCGCCCGCGCGTTCCCCATCCACGACGCCTTACTCAGCGACCTCGGGATGAACAACTTCGACGCCTGGCTGGAAGACGAGACCGACTATGCCCGGATCCCGCTCGGCGAGTCGGTCACCATCCACTAA
- a CDS encoding helix-turn-helix domain-containing protein, which translates to MEETGPGEVSAIDKVADLGRDIGEYIKHQRNSAKISLRQLSKLAGVSNPYLSQIERGLRKPSAEILQQIAKGLRISAEALYVQAGILDVPAGGPVVDAVRAADELTERQKQVLLDIYESFRRENANQSTVEGSDVDDQTEPRTPPSRSESA; encoded by the coding sequence ATGGAAGAGACCGGACCCGGCGAGGTCAGTGCGATCGACAAGGTCGCCGACCTCGGGCGCGACATCGGTGAGTACATCAAGCACCAGCGCAACTCGGCGAAGATCTCGCTGCGCCAGCTGTCCAAGCTCGCAGGCGTGTCCAATCCGTACCTCAGCCAGATCGAACGTGGTCTGCGCAAGCCCAGCGCCGAGATCCTGCAGCAGATCGCCAAGGGCCTGCGGATCTCGGCCGAGGCGCTCTACGTCCAAGCAGGCATCCTCGATGTCCCCGCGGGTGGCCCTGTGGTCGACGCGGTTCGGGCGGCCGACGAACTGACCGAACGGCAGAAGCAAGTACTGCTCGACATCTATGAGTCTTTCCGGCGCGAGAACGCCAACCAGTCCACAGTGGAGGGGTCTGATGTGGACGACCAAACCGAACCCCGGACCCCACCTTCGAGGAGTGAATCAGCATGA
- a CDS encoding IS3 family transposase (programmed frameshift) — translation MSPRRRFSPEFKAEAVRMVVEGGVSVAAAARQLDLVEQTLRNWVEKHNEARPRPVDSLTDGERVRLRELEREVAELRMKNEFLGKSRRLLRPRLSVTETYEFIDGEKGNYPVIAMCDWMGVSRSGFYEWRNKPVSATVERREGLKREITRIFAESRRTYGYRRVHAALARQGTQAGPELVRALMRELGLVPRQPRPRPRIAADRNAAEVPDLINRDFTADAPGHKLVGDITYVPTREGWLYLATVIDIATRKVVGWATADHLRASLACDAITAAARNIRLADTAVFHSDRGTQYTSTEFHTHLRRHRITPSMGRTGVCWDNALAESFFAALKNELVHHADFPTQHHAHQAISAYIELFYNHTRLHSTLGYITPNEAHNRYLATQPAA, via the exons ATGAGTCCACGTCGTCGTTTCTCGCCTGAGTTCAAGGCTGAGGCTGTCAGGATGGTCGTGGAGGGCGGTGTTTCGGTCGCGGCGGCGGCCCGCCAGTTGGATTTGGTGGAGCAGACCCTGCGGAATTGGGTCGAGAAGCACAACGAGGCGCGGCCGCGGCCGGTCGACTCGTTGACCGACGGTGAGCGGGTGCGGCTGCGGGAGTTGGAACGCGAAGTCGCCGAGCTGCGGATGAAGAACGAGTTCCTGG GGAAAAGCCGCCGCCTTCTTCGCCCGCGACTATCGGTGACCGAGACCTACGAGTTCATCGACGGCGAAAAAGGCAACTACCCGGTCATCGCGATGTGCGACTGGATGGGAGTATCGAGGTCGGGGTTCTACGAATGGCGGAACAAACCCGTGTCCGCCACCGTCGAGCGGCGCGAGGGCCTCAAACGAGAGATCACTCGGATCTTCGCCGAGTCACGGCGAACCTACGGGTATCGCCGGGTACACGCCGCCCTGGCCCGCCAGGGCACCCAGGCCGGACCCGAACTGGTCCGCGCCCTGATGCGCGAGCTGGGTCTGGTGCCGCGCCAGCCCAGGCCACGCCCCAGGATCGCCGCCGACCGCAACGCCGCCGAGGTCCCCGACCTGATCAACCGTGACTTCACCGCCGACGCACCCGGCCACAAACTCGTCGGCGACATCACCTATGTCCCGACCCGCGAAGGATGGCTCTATCTGGCCACCGTCATCGATATCGCGACACGGAAAGTCGTCGGTTGGGCCACCGCCGACCACCTGAGGGCATCGTTGGCCTGCGACGCCATCACCGCCGCGGCCCGCAATATCCGCCTCGCCGACACCGCCGTCTTCCATTCCGACCGCGGAACCCAGTACACTTCCACCGAATTCCACACCCACCTCCGCCGCCACCGAATCACCCCGTCGATGGGCCGCACCGGAGTCTGCTGGGACAACGCACTCGCCGAATCATTCTTCGCCGCACTCAAAAACGAACTCGTCCACCACGCCGACTTCCCCACCCAACACCACGCCCACCAAGCAATCAGCGCCTACATCGAACTCTTCTACAACCACACACGCCTGCACTCCACCCTCGGATACATCACCCCCAACGAAGCACACAACCGCTACCTCGCAACACAACCAGCGGCCTGA
- a CDS encoding helix-turn-helix transcriptional regulator codes for MRLGKFMADLRERNGMSRARAAQELKTAESSMSRYESGNVLPVWSTVRTLLDLYEAAAKERKIASDLWDNANDEPPSIRLPISTPKAFRRLVNAEREAPLQRHIELSIVPGLLQTESYARALMDAGRSLEPPELKIDNVVSTPIARQQRLVGADPLNLHVLMDEAAIVREVGGADVMREQLAYLLVASGRKTITLQIIPFGAGAYGSMSGSCVIVDYPQEDETPGVYLEYPAGGAWVDNAEDVARFTTMFDEVAKQALTPVKSNDLIHKRIKALENP; via the coding sequence ATGCGACTGGGCAAGTTCATGGCAGACCTACGAGAACGCAACGGCATGTCAAGAGCGCGGGCGGCGCAGGAGCTCAAGACCGCCGAGAGTTCGATGAGTCGCTACGAGTCCGGCAACGTCCTTCCGGTCTGGAGCACGGTTCGTACGCTGCTGGATCTGTACGAGGCGGCGGCGAAGGAACGCAAGATCGCCTCGGACCTGTGGGACAACGCAAACGACGAACCACCGTCGATTCGGCTGCCCATCAGCACACCCAAGGCGTTCCGCCGCCTGGTCAACGCCGAACGCGAAGCGCCGCTCCAGCGGCATATCGAATTGTCGATCGTTCCCGGCCTGCTCCAAACCGAGAGCTACGCCCGCGCGCTGATGGACGCCGGACGGTCGTTGGAGCCGCCGGAGCTGAAGATCGACAACGTGGTGTCGACGCCCATCGCGCGCCAACAGCGCCTGGTTGGTGCCGATCCGTTGAACTTGCACGTGTTAATGGACGAGGCGGCGATCGTGCGCGAGGTTGGCGGCGCGGACGTGATGCGTGAACAGCTCGCGTATCTGCTGGTGGCGAGTGGTCGCAAGACCATCACCTTGCAGATCATCCCGTTCGGTGCGGGCGCCTACGGCTCGATGAGCGGGTCGTGCGTGATCGTGGACTATCCACAGGAGGACGAGACGCCAGGCGTTTACCTCGAATATCCGGCAGGCGGTGCGTGGGTGGACAATGCCGAGGACGTAGCACGCTTCACCACCATGTTCGATGAGGTCGCCAAGCAGGCGCTCACGCCTGTGAAGTCGAATGACCTGATCCACAAACGCATCAAGGCACTGGAGAACCCATGA
- a CDS encoding 3-hydroxybutyrate dehydrogenase yields MTSGPVHIHERTALVTGGASGIGRACVLALAAAGAKVHVVDRDGAGARRVAGEVGGWAHAVDLADAEAVAALPTEVDILVNNAGLQHVAALHEFPPERFELIQRVMVTAPFLLIRRCLPHMYARGWGRIVNISSVHGLRASAFKSAYVAAKHGLEGLSKVAAIEGAPHGVTSNCVSPGYVRTPLVENQIEAQAREHGIDADQVVERVLLDRVPLKRLIEAEHIADLVLWLCGPHAGHLTGASLPVDGGWTAT; encoded by the coding sequence ATGACGAGTGGGCCAGTTCACATCCATGAGCGGACCGCCCTGGTGACCGGCGGCGCCAGTGGCATCGGCCGCGCCTGTGTCCTGGCGCTGGCCGCCGCAGGCGCGAAAGTGCACGTCGTCGACCGCGACGGCGCGGGGGCGCGGCGGGTCGCGGGCGAGGTCGGCGGGTGGGCGCACGCGGTCGACCTGGCCGACGCCGAGGCCGTGGCCGCGCTGCCCACCGAGGTCGACATCCTGGTCAACAACGCCGGACTGCAGCACGTGGCCGCGCTGCACGAGTTCCCGCCGGAGCGGTTCGAGCTGATCCAGCGGGTCATGGTGACCGCGCCGTTCCTGCTGATCCGCCGCTGCCTGCCGCACATGTACGCGCGCGGCTGGGGCCGGATCGTCAACATCTCCAGCGTGCACGGCCTGCGTGCCAGCGCGTTCAAGTCGGCCTACGTCGCGGCCAAGCACGGGCTGGAGGGCCTGTCGAAGGTCGCCGCCATCGAGGGCGCCCCGCACGGGGTGACCAGCAACTGCGTCAGTCCGGGGTATGTGCGCACCCCGCTGGTGGAGAACCAGATCGAGGCTCAGGCCCGCGAGCACGGCATCGACGCCGACCAGGTCGTCGAGCGCGTGCTACTGGACCGGGTCCCGCTCAAACGGCTCATCGAAGCCGAGCACATCGCCGACCTCGTGCTGTGGCTCTGCGGCCCGCACGCGGGCCACCTGACCGGGGCCTCCCTCCCGGTCGACGGTGGCTGGACCGCTACCTGA